A region from the Neomonachus schauinslandi chromosome 2, ASM220157v2, whole genome shotgun sequence genome encodes:
- the PABPC4L gene encoding LOW QUALITY PROTEIN: polyadenylate-binding protein 4-like (The sequence of the model RefSeq protein was modified relative to this genomic sequence to represent the inferred CDS: substituted 1 base at 1 genomic stop codon), which translates to MSIAAKYRQASLYVGDLNADVTEDLLFKKFSTVGPVLSIRICRDLVTRRSLGYAYVNFLKLADAQKALDTMNFDMIKGKPIRLMWSQRDAYLRKSGIGNVFIKNLDKSIDNKTLYEHFSAFGKILSSKVMSDDQGSRGYAFVHFQNQIAADRAIQEMNGALLKDCRLFVGRFKNRKDREAELQNKVNEFTNVYIKNFGDDMDDERLKEAFSKYGKTLSVKVMTDSSGKSKGFGFVSFDSHEAAKKAVEEMNGKDINGQLLFVGRAQKKSERQAELKQMFEQLKQERFRRCQGMKLYIKNLDDTIDDEKLWREFSSFGSISRVKIMREEGRSKGFGLICFSSPEEATKAMAEMNGRILGSKPLYVALAQRPXERKTYCTSQCLQQACE; encoded by the coding sequence ATGAGTATAGCAGCCAAGTACCGCCAGGCATCCCTGTATGTGGGTGATCTCAATGCAGATGTCACGGAAGACCTGCTGTTCAAAAAGTTCAGCACTGTGGGGCCTGTGCTGTCCATCCGCATCTGCAGGGACCTGGTCACCCGCCGCTCTCTGGGCTATGCCTACGTGAACTTTCTGAAGCTGGCTGATGCCCAGAAGGCCCTGGACACAATGAACTTTGACATGATAAAAGGCAAACCCATCCGTCTCATGTGGTCTCAACGTGATGCCTACTTAAGGAAATCTGGCATTGGCAACGTGTTCATCAAGAATCTGGACAAATCTATTGATAACAAAACCCTTTATGAACATTTTTCAGCTTTTGGGAAGATCCTATCCTCCAAGGTGATGAGTGATGATCAAGGCTCTAGGGGCTATGCATTTGTGCACTTCCAGAACCAGATCGCCGCCGACAGGGCCATCCAGGAGATGAATGGGGCCCTGCTTAAGGACTGCAGGCTGTTTGTTGGCAGATTCAAGAACCGTAAAGATCGGGAAGCCGAGCTCCAAAACAAGGTCAATGAATTCACCAATGTTTACATCAAAAACTTTGGAGATGACATGGATGATGAGAGACTGAAGGAAGCTTTTAGTAAATATGGCAAAACCCTGAGCGTTAAGGTGATGACAGATTCCAGTGGGAAATCCAAAGGCTTTGGCTTTGTGAGTTTTGATAGCCATGAGGCTGCCAAAAAGGctgttgaagaaatgaatggaaaggaCATAAACGGACAGCTGCTTTTTGTAGGCCGGGCGCAAAAGAAATCAGAGCGGCAGGCGGAGTTAAAGCAAATGTTTGAGCAGCTGAAACAGGAAAGATTTCGGAGATGCCAGGGCATGAAGCTCTATATTAAGAACCTTGATGATACCATTGATGATGAAAAACTGTGGAGGGAATTTTCTTCGTTTGGGTCAATTAGCAGAGTCAAGATAATGCGGGAAGAAGGGCGAAGCAAAGGGTTTGGCTTgatctgcttctcctctcctgaGGAGGCCACTAAAGCAATGGCTGAGATGAATGGCCGAATCTTGGGCTCCAAGCCACTCTACGTTGCCCTGGCCCAGAGGCCCTAGGAGAGAAAAACTTACTGCACCAGCCAGTGTTTGCAGCAGGCGTGCGAATGA